From one Mya arenaria isolate MELC-2E11 chromosome 4, ASM2691426v1 genomic stretch:
- the LOC128232316 gene encoding uncharacterized protein LOC128232316, with protein sequence MCAEGSGKQTFYLVDEAEFPGKGSDSVVSMAHHYFQHFGVGEKHAEVHFDNAVGQNKNHTVLWYAMWRVMTGLHESVTLNTMLAGHTKFAPDCHFGIWKVKWRCCNAENLQEIAHTVSASSKSGHNIPQLVNDPQQPVTFHSWKSFLNTYFKTLKNITKYHHFYVSKQKPGVVVCKEFVDSSESEFNLLRMNPECGILPELKHAPCLDAARQWYLHDSIGPFFRSESSRSAVCPKPTMGKVKVDIGKNDTPKGSKRKHSLLC encoded by the exons ATGTGCGCCGAAGGTTCAG gAAAACAGACATTTTATCTTGTGGACGAGGCCGAATTTCCAGGGAAAGGAAGCGACAGTGTCGTGAGCATGGCCCACCACTACTTTCAGCACTTTGGCGTTGGTGAAAAACATGCTGAG GTTCATTTTGATAACGCCGTTGGCCAAAACAAGAACCACACTGTGCTTTGGTATGCCATGTGGCGTGTTATGACAG GACTGCATGAGAGTGTAACACTAAACACTATGTTGGCTGGGCACACCAAATTTGCTCCTGACTGTCACTTCGGCATCTGGAAGGTCAAGTGGCGATGCTGTAATGCCGAGAATCTTCAAGAAATTGCCCACACAGTATCCGCCTCTTCAAAGTCTGGCCACAACATCCCACAGCTGGTTAATGACCCTCAGCAGCCAGTCACATTTCACAGTTGGAAATCATTCCTAAATACGTATTTCAAAACTCTAAAGAATATCACCAAATACCACCATTTCTATGTATCAAAACAGAAACCAGGAGTTGTAGTTTGCAAAGAGTTTGTAGATTCATCAGAAAGTGAATTTAATCTTTTGAGGATGAATCCAGAATGTGGTATTTTGCCTGAACTAAAGCACGCACCGTGCCTAGATGCTGCACGTCAATGGTACCTTCACGATTCTATAGGTCCATTCTTTAGATCTGAGTCATCAAGATCTGCAGTATGCCCTAAACCAACTATGGGGAAAGTCAAAGTTGATATTGGCAAAAATGACACACCGAAAGGCAGTAAACGCAAACATAGCCTTCTGTGTTAA